The Streptomyces sp. NBC_01255 genome window below encodes:
- a CDS encoding methionyl-tRNA formyltransferase, whose amino-acid sequence MRVVMFGYQTWGHRTLQALLDSEHDVVLVVTHPKSEHAYEKIWSDSVADLAAEHGVPVVIRNRPDDEELFERLKEADPDIIVANNWRTWIPPRIYTLPRHGTLNIHDSLLPKYAGFSPLIWALINGEPEVGVTAHMMDEVLDAGDIVRQDAVAVEPADTATDLFHKTVDLIAPVTIGALGLIASGQTEFTKQNRSQASFFHKRAEEDIRIDWSWPAEALERLVRAQSDPYPASFAFHRGRRLEIVSAVVSTGRYGGTPGRIFYREGDGVVIVAGADARTGRNHGLAVTRVRTDDGLELPASEYFTSMGGYLTSRP is encoded by the coding sequence TCGTGACACACCCCAAGAGCGAGCACGCCTACGAGAAGATCTGGAGCGACTCGGTCGCCGATCTGGCGGCGGAGCACGGCGTCCCCGTCGTCATCCGCAACCGGCCCGACGACGAGGAGCTGTTCGAGCGGCTCAAGGAAGCCGATCCGGACATCATCGTGGCCAACAACTGGCGTACGTGGATCCCGCCGCGCATCTACACCCTGCCGCGCCACGGCACGCTGAACATCCACGATTCGCTGCTGCCGAAGTACGCCGGCTTCTCGCCCCTGATCTGGGCGCTGATCAACGGCGAACCGGAAGTGGGCGTCACCGCCCACATGATGGACGAGGTGCTCGACGCCGGCGACATCGTCCGGCAGGACGCGGTCGCCGTCGAGCCGGCCGACACGGCGACGGACCTCTTCCACAAAACGGTGGACCTCATCGCCCCGGTCACGATCGGCGCCCTCGGCCTGATCGCCTCCGGGCAGACCGAGTTCACCAAGCAGAATCGGTCACAGGCCAGTTTCTTCCACAAGCGGGCCGAAGAGGACATCCGGATCGACTGGAGCTGGCCCGCCGAGGCCCTTGAGCGCCTGGTCCGCGCCCAGTCCGACCCGTATCCGGCCTCCTTCGCGTTCCACCGGGGCAGGCGGCTGGAAATCGTCTCCGCCGTGGTCTCCACTGGCCGGTACGGTGGCACTCCTGGCCGGATCTTCTACCGCGAGGGCGACGGCGTCGTCATCGTCGCCGGAGCCGACGCGCGCACCGGACGCAACCACGGCCTCGCCGTCACCCGCGTACGGACCGATGACGGCCTCGAGCTCCCCGCGTCCGAGTACTTCACTTCCATGGGCGGCTATCTCACCAGCCGCCCCTGA